A portion of the Adhaeribacter radiodurans genome contains these proteins:
- the infC gene encoding translation initiation factor IF-3, which translates to MNPTNKRPGPRAVVEEPYKINNRIIAREVRLVGDNIQPGIYSLTQAQAIAREQNLDLVEISPKAEPPVCRIVDYSKFKYDIKKKQRELKAKTQKVVQKEIRFGPNTDDHDFEFKVKHAKAFLEGGAKVKAYVHFVGRTIVFKERGELLLLKFAQALEEYAKVEQMPKLEGKRMFLFLAPKPKK; encoded by the coding sequence ATAAATCCTACAAATAAACGCCCCGGACCCAGAGCGGTCGTAGAGGAGCCTTATAAGATAAATAACCGAATTATAGCGCGGGAAGTACGTTTGGTTGGTGATAACATTCAGCCAGGTATTTATTCGCTTACCCAGGCGCAGGCAATTGCCCGGGAGCAAAATCTGGATTTAGTTGAGATTTCGCCCAAAGCAGAACCACCGGTTTGTCGTATTGTAGATTACTCTAAGTTTAAGTACGACATCAAGAAGAAGCAACGGGAATTAAAAGCTAAAACGCAGAAAGTAGTCCAAAAGGAAATACGTTTTGGCCCTAATACAGATGACCACGATTTTGAATTTAAAGTAAAACACGCCAAAGCGTTTTTAGAAGGGGGTGCTAAAGTAAAGGCTTACGTCCATTTTGTGGGCCGCACTATTGTATTTAAAGAACGCGGTGAACTGTTGTTACTTAAGTTTGCCCAGGCTTTAGAAGAATATGCCAAAGTAGAGCAAATGCCTAAGCTGGAAGGAAAACGAATGTTTTTGTTTTTAGCTCCTAAACCAAAAAAATAA
- the rpmI gene encoding 50S ribosomal protein L35 — protein MPKVKTKSGAKKRFSLTGTGKIKRKHAFKSHILTKKTTKQKRSLTHVGLVSDADLGRVKAMLNL, from the coding sequence ATGCCTAAAGTAAAAACTAAATCTGGTGCTAAAAAGAGATTTTCTCTGACCGGAACGGGCAAAATAAAGCGCAAACACGCTTTTAAAAGCCACATTCTGACAAAGAAAACAACGAAGCAGAAAAGAAGTCTGACTCATGTTGGTTTAGTAAGTGATGCTGACCTGGGACGGGTTAAAGCAATGCTTAACCTTTAA
- the rplT gene encoding 50S ribosomal protein L20, with translation MPRSVNVVAARQKRKRIMKLAKGYFGRRKNVWTVAKNAVEKGLLYAYRDRKAKKRDFRGLWIQRINAGVREYGLSYSQFMGSLKKANINLNRKVLADLALNHPEAFRGIVEKVK, from the coding sequence ATGCCAAGATCAGTAAACGTCGTTGCTGCCCGACAAAAAAGAAAGCGCATCATGAAGCTGGCAAAAGGTTATTTCGGACGTCGTAAAAACGTTTGGACCGTAGCCAAAAATGCCGTAGAAAAAGGTTTATTATACGCTTACCGCGACAGAAAAGCTAAGAAAAGAGATTTCCGCGGTTTGTGGATTCAACGTATTAATGCGGGTGTCCGGGAATATGGATTATCTTATTCTCAATTTATGGGCAGCCTTAAAAAGGCTAACATTAACTTAAACCGCAAGGTTTTAGCTGATTTAGCCCTGAATCACCCGGAAGCTTTTAGAGGTATTGTTGAGAAAGTTAAATAG
- a CDS encoding START-like domain-containing protein has protein sequence MSKFKYTNEYPINASARMIYPYLSTASGLAQWFCHDVRLNEDKLFNFIWDNQNHYAEMNSHRTNKSVRFVFLNDQKLHEPDPNYMDFCIETSELTQEHYLRVIDYSDETDLVELNEMWDGLIQGLRDIIGG, from the coding sequence ATGAGCAAATTTAAGTACACCAATGAATACCCAATCAATGCTTCAGCCCGGATGATTTATCCGTACTTAAGCACTGCCTCTGGTTTAGCCCAATGGTTCTGCCACGATGTTCGGCTAAATGAAGATAAACTATTTAATTTTATTTGGGATAACCAAAATCATTATGCTGAAATGAACAGTCATCGAACGAATAAGTCGGTGCGGTTTGTTTTCTTAAATGATCAGAAGCTCCACGAGCCAGATCCTAATTACATGGATTTTTGCATCGAAACGAGTGAACTTACCCAAGAGCATTATCTTCGAGTAATTGATTATTCCGATGAAACGGACTTAGTGGAATTGAATGAAATGTGGGATGGTTTAATTCAAGGTTTACGGGATATAATTGGCGGTTAA
- a CDS encoding LptF/LptG family permease, whose protein sequence is MKKLDKLILRSFIGPFLLTFAVVEFILLTQYMLKYLDDLVGKDLGFFVIAQLLMYFSLNMAPVALPLAVLISSLMTYGNLGEHHELTAIKTSGISLIRILRPVFIFTFFLSIAAFYFNNKIVPKANLKAYSLLWDIRQKKPSLDIRENIFYNGIPGYSIKVTEKLGDEGDILKGVMIYDHSSGRGNTSVIIADSGRMYTKFNDQYLAFDLFRGKIYAEQTSNTGNDNQAGFVRQKFTSQKMLFNLSSFNLDRTREDLFKGSRMMLNIKELRHVTDSLQKQLKQERKLVAPNLGPYYAYFKADSLRRLQTPKITAISKRPLPAPNPNIISLAANKARNIKSFTTAYTEKMKVTYRESNNYQIEIFRKFTQSAACVIMFLIGAPLGAIIKKGGLGMPVLISILFFIIFYVLTILGEKWGREGIVMVGAGMWAANLILLPIGLFFLFQARNDSSLLEIDFWRRLTLRLKRNKL, encoded by the coding sequence ATGAAAAAATTAGATAAGCTTATACTACGCTCTTTTATTGGTCCTTTCTTGTTAACTTTTGCGGTAGTAGAATTTATTTTACTTACCCAATACATGCTAAAATACCTCGATGATTTAGTAGGTAAAGACTTAGGCTTTTTTGTAATTGCGCAGCTTTTAATGTATTTTAGCTTAAACATGGCCCCGGTAGCCTTGCCTTTAGCCGTGCTGATTTCTTCCCTGATGACGTATGGCAATTTAGGCGAACACCACGAATTAACGGCTATTAAAACTTCTGGTATTTCTCTTATTCGTATCCTGCGACCCGTTTTTATTTTTACTTTTTTTCTGAGTATTGCAGCATTCTATTTTAACAATAAAATAGTACCTAAGGCGAATTTAAAAGCCTACAGTTTACTATGGGATATTCGGCAAAAAAAGCCTTCGCTGGATATTCGGGAGAATATATTTTATAATGGCATTCCGGGTTACAGTATAAAAGTAACTGAAAAATTAGGAGATGAAGGCGATATCTTGAAAGGGGTAATGATTTATGATCATTCCAGCGGTAGAGGAAACACCAGCGTTATTATCGCGGATTCCGGTCGGATGTATACCAAATTCAACGACCAGTATTTAGCTTTCGATTTGTTTCGGGGTAAAATTTACGCAGAACAGACTTCTAATACTGGTAATGATAACCAAGCGGGATTTGTTCGCCAGAAATTTACCTCTCAGAAAATGTTATTTAATTTGTCCTCCTTTAACCTCGATCGTACCCGCGAGGATTTGTTTAAAGGTAGCCGGATGATGTTAAATATCAAAGAGCTCCGGCACGTAACCGATTCTTTACAAAAGCAATTAAAGCAGGAACGCAAATTAGTAGCGCCCAACTTAGGCCCTTATTACGCCTATTTTAAAGCAGATTCTCTTAGAAGATTGCAGACGCCAAAGATAACGGCTATTTCTAAAAGGCCTTTACCGGCACCAAACCCTAATATTATTTCTTTGGCTGCCAACAAAGCGCGGAATATAAAAAGCTTTACTACGGCATATACCGAAAAAATGAAAGTAACGTACCGCGAAAGCAATAATTACCAGATTGAGATATTTCGCAAATTTACGCAATCAGCGGCCTGCGTGATTATGTTTCTAATTGGAGCACCATTAGGAGCAATTATAAAGAAAGGTGGCTTAGGAATGCCCGTACTTATCTCTATTTTGTTTTTTATCATCTTCTACGTATTAACCATATTAGGTGAAAAATGGGGGCGCGAAGGTATTGTAATGGTGGGAGCCGGAATGTGGGCTGCTAATTTAATACTGCTTCCTATCGGCTTATTTTTCCTGTTCCAGGCTCGAAACGATTCTAGTTTGTTAGAAATTGATTTTTGGCGCCGTTTAACTTTACGCCTGAAGCGGAATAAATTATAA
- the rpsO gene encoding 30S ribosomal protein S15, which yields MKLTTEAKQEIFEKNSLQKSKTETGSAESQIALFTHRINHLTEHLKENKKDFSTRLGLLKLVGKRRRLLHYLSNTEIERYRAIISELGIRK from the coding sequence ATGAAATTAACTACCGAAGCGAAACAAGAAATTTTTGAAAAGAACAGCTTACAAAAGTCTAAAACCGAAACAGGTTCTGCTGAATCCCAAATTGCTTTGTTTACTCACCGTATAAATCACTTAACGGAGCATTTGAAAGAAAATAAAAAAGATTTCTCTACCCGTTTAGGTCTATTAAAACTGGTAGGTAAAAGAAGAAGGTTACTCCACTACCTGTCCAACACCGAAATTGAAAGATATCGGGCCATTATCAGCGAATTAGGTATTAGAAAATAA
- the pnp gene encoding polyribonucleotide nucleotidyltransferase: protein MSYNAIYKTITLTDGREITIETGKLAKQADGAVVVKMGNTMLLATVVSAKEAREGTDFLPLSVDYQEKFASSGKIPGGFLKREARLSDYEILISRLVDRVLRPMFPEDYHADTQILINLISADTDILPDALAGLAASAALAVSDIPFNGPISEVRVARIDGQYVINPLGSDLVRADIDIMVGGSADSIAMVEGEMSEVSEEEMLEAIRVAHDAIKIQCQVQVELAQEVGKLQKREYSHETHDPDLKERLRAELYDKVYAVARSGNSVKSERKVAFRAIIDEFIAALPEEHEINLGLLKTYYHDIEKEAVRNVVLDERVRLDGRKLDEIRPIWSEINYLPSTHGSAIFTRGETQSLTTVTLGTKLDEQMIDSAMFSGYNKFILHYNFPAFSTGEVKPNRGPGRREVGHGNLAMRALRKVLPSETENPYTIRIVSDILESNGSSSMATVCAGSLALMDAGVKIKSGVSGIAMGLITDKESGKFAVLSDILGDEDHLGDMDFKVAGTKDGITACQMDIKVQGLSFEVLSQALAQAKAGRIHILGEMAKTIAETNPDYKPHTPRSYNIVIDKEFIGAIIGPGGKVVQQIQKDTGATIVIEEKNDKGHVNIFANNQQAMDEAVSKVKAIVSVPEIGEVYIGKVKSIQPYGAFVEFMPGKDGLLHISEVKWERLESMDNVLEIGEEIKVKLVDVDKKTGKFKLSRKVLIPKAGEQAQTNS from the coding sequence ATGTCTTATAACGCTATATATAAAACAATAACTTTAACCGATGGCCGGGAGATAACCATTGAAACCGGCAAACTCGCCAAACAAGCCGACGGAGCAGTAGTCGTAAAGATGGGTAATACCATGTTGTTGGCTACCGTGGTTTCGGCGAAAGAAGCCCGGGAAGGCACGGATTTCTTACCTTTATCCGTTGATTATCAAGAAAAATTTGCTTCCTCCGGTAAAATTCCGGGAGGTTTTTTAAAGCGGGAAGCGCGCCTGTCTGACTACGAAATTCTTATTAGCCGGCTAGTCGATCGCGTTCTTCGTCCTATGTTCCCGGAAGATTATCACGCCGATACACAAATTTTAATAAATTTAATTTCAGCTGATACAGATATTTTGCCTGATGCCTTAGCTGGTTTAGCAGCTTCAGCGGCCTTAGCTGTATCGGATATTCCTTTCAACGGACCTATTTCTGAGGTTCGGGTAGCCCGGATTGATGGACAATACGTTATCAATCCTTTAGGATCAGACTTAGTGCGGGCCGACATTGATATTATGGTAGGTGGTTCGGCGGATAGCATTGCCATGGTAGAAGGTGAAATGAGCGAAGTTTCGGAAGAAGAAATGCTCGAAGCTATTCGCGTAGCGCATGATGCTATTAAGATTCAATGCCAGGTTCAGGTGGAATTAGCGCAGGAAGTGGGTAAGTTGCAAAAACGAGAATACTCACACGAAACACACGACCCAGACTTAAAAGAACGTTTGCGTGCTGAATTATACGATAAAGTTTATGCGGTTGCCAGATCAGGTAATAGTGTAAAATCAGAACGTAAAGTTGCTTTCCGGGCGATTATTGATGAATTCATTGCTGCTTTGCCCGAAGAGCACGAAATTAATTTAGGATTACTAAAAACGTATTACCACGACATCGAAAAAGAAGCCGTACGGAACGTAGTTTTAGACGAACGGGTTCGCTTGGATGGACGTAAGTTAGATGAAATTCGGCCTATTTGGTCTGAGATCAATTACTTGCCTTCTACGCATGGCTCCGCCATATTTACCCGTGGCGAAACGCAATCATTAACCACAGTTACTCTGGGAACCAAGCTGGATGAACAAATGATCGATAGCGCTATGTTTTCGGGCTATAACAAATTTATTTTACATTATAATTTCCCTGCTTTTTCAACGGGCGAGGTAAAGCCAAACCGGGGGCCTGGACGGCGCGAAGTTGGCCATGGTAACTTAGCTATGCGGGCTTTGCGCAAAGTATTGCCATCCGAAACCGAAAACCCATATACAATCCGTATTGTTTCTGATATACTGGAATCAAATGGTTCCTCTTCTATGGCTACTGTTTGTGCGGGTTCTTTAGCTTTAATGGATGCCGGCGTAAAAATAAAGAGTGGCGTATCGGGGATTGCTATGGGTTTAATTACCGATAAAGAAAGCGGTAAATTTGCTGTACTATCCGATATCTTAGGCGATGAAGATCACTTAGGCGATATGGACTTTAAAGTAGCTGGTACGAAAGACGGTATTACAGCCTGTCAAATGGATATCAAAGTTCAAGGGCTATCTTTTGAAGTTCTTTCCCAAGCTCTGGCACAAGCCAAAGCGGGACGGATACATATTCTGGGTGAGATGGCTAAAACCATTGCCGAAACTAATCCGGATTATAAGCCGCATACTCCACGCTCTTACAATATTGTTATTGATAAAGAATTTATCGGAGCTATTATTGGACCAGGCGGAAAAGTAGTTCAGCAAATACAAAAAGATACGGGTGCTACCATTGTTATTGAAGAGAAAAACGATAAAGGCCATGTAAATATCTTTGCCAATAACCAACAAGCTATGGATGAAGCCGTAAGTAAAGTAAAGGCTATTGTATCCGTTCCGGAAATTGGGGAAGTATATATTGGTAAGGTAAAATCAATTCAGCCTTATGGTGCTTTTGTTGAGTTTATGCCGGGCAAAGATGGTTTGCTGCATATCTCCGAAGTAAAATGGGAACGCTTGGAATCAATGGATAACGTTTTAGAAATTGGCGAAGAAATAAAAGTAAAACTGGTTGATGTAGATAAAAAAACCGGTAAATTTAAGTTGTCGCGTAAAGTGTTAATACCTAAAGCCGGCGAACAAGCCCAAACAAATTCTTAA
- a CDS encoding sigma-70 family RNA polymerase sigma factor codes for MRQLKISKQITNRESQSLDKYLQEIGKVDLLTPDEEVTLAQRIKEGDQFALEKLTKANLRFVVSVAKQYQNQGLSLGDLINEGNLGLIKAAKRFDETRGFKFISYAVWWIRQSILQALAEQSRIVRLPLNRVGSLNKISKSFSELEQKFEREPSPEEIAEVLELTTSEVVDTLKISGRHVSVDAPFVQGEENRLLDVLENEDEESPDTGLMNDSLRKEVQRALSTLTKREADVITLYFGLNGEHSLTLEEIGEKFNLTRERVRQIKEKAIRRLRHTSRSKALKPYLG; via the coding sequence ATGAGACAACTTAAAATAAGTAAACAAATCACTAACCGCGAGAGTCAGTCGCTGGATAAGTATCTACAAGAAATTGGTAAAGTTGATTTGCTTACTCCTGATGAAGAGGTTACGTTAGCTCAAAGAATAAAAGAGGGCGACCAGTTTGCTCTTGAAAAATTGACCAAAGCTAATTTACGCTTTGTGGTTTCGGTAGCGAAACAGTATCAAAATCAAGGTTTATCTTTAGGCGATTTAATCAACGAAGGTAACTTAGGTTTGATTAAAGCAGCTAAACGTTTTGATGAAACCCGGGGATTTAAATTTATTTCTTACGCCGTTTGGTGGATTCGTCAGTCTATTCTTCAAGCTTTAGCCGAGCAATCCCGGATTGTGCGTTTGCCTTTAAACCGGGTTGGTTCTTTAAACAAAATATCTAAATCTTTTTCGGAGCTTGAACAAAAGTTTGAAAGAGAGCCTTCACCGGAAGAAATTGCGGAAGTACTGGAATTAACAACTTCAGAAGTAGTAGATACTTTAAAAATATCTGGTCGCCACGTTTCTGTGGATGCTCCGTTTGTACAAGGCGAAGAAAACCGTTTATTAGACGTATTAGAAAACGAAGACGAAGAATCGCCGGATACAGGTTTAATGAACGACTCTCTTCGGAAAGAAGTACAGCGGGCCTTATCGACGTTAACCAAACGGGAAGCTGATGTGATAACCTTGTATTTTGGTTTGAATGGCGAACATTCCTTAACCTTAGAAGAAATCGGAGAGAAGTTTAACTTAACCCGGGAGCGCGTACGCCAAATAAAAGAAAAAGCAATTCGTCGCTTACGTCATACCTCTCGTAGCAAAGCTTTGAAGCCATATTTAGGCTAG
- the trxB gene encoding thioredoxin-disulfide reductase: protein MEEEKVKLLIIGSGPAGYTAAIYAARAGLNPVMYQGLQPGGQLTITNDVENYPGYPQGINGPQMMEDFRTQAERFGTDIRYGIATDVDFSGKPHKVVIDDSKSILADAVILATGASAKWLGIESEARLNGSGVSACAVCDGFFYRGQDVAIVGAGDTACEEATYLANLCSKVYMIVRKSEMRASLIMQERVKKTHNIELIYNSVTDEILGEHTVDGVRIKDVVNGEYRVLDVKGFFVAIGHQPNSDIFKKFINHDANGYLKTIPGTSQTNVDGVFACGDVQDYVYRQAVTAAGSGCMAALDAERYLVANELH, encoded by the coding sequence ATGGAAGAAGAAAAAGTAAAATTATTAATTATAGGTTCTGGTCCGGCCGGTTACACTGCTGCTATTTATGCGGCTCGGGCGGGCTTAAATCCAGTGATGTACCAGGGCTTACAACCTGGCGGACAACTTACTATTACAAACGATGTAGAAAATTATCCGGGTTATCCGCAAGGAATTAATGGCCCCCAAATGATGGAAGATTTTCGTACGCAAGCAGAACGGTTCGGTACCGATATTCGCTACGGTATTGCCACAGATGTAGATTTTTCCGGAAAGCCGCATAAAGTTGTTATTGATGATTCGAAATCAATTTTAGCGGATGCTGTTATTTTAGCAACCGGCGCATCGGCTAAGTGGCTGGGAATAGAATCGGAGGCTCGCTTAAATGGCAGTGGCGTATCGGCTTGCGCTGTGTGCGATGGGTTCTTTTACCGGGGGCAGGATGTAGCTATTGTAGGAGCGGGAGATACTGCATGTGAAGAGGCTACTTACCTAGCTAACTTATGCAGCAAAGTGTATATGATTGTTCGAAAAAGCGAAATGCGTGCTTCCTTAATTATGCAGGAACGCGTAAAGAAAACCCATAACATTGAATTAATATATAACTCAGTTACCGACGAAATTTTAGGCGAGCATACCGTGGATGGAGTCAGAATTAAAGACGTAGTTAACGGGGAATATCGGGTTTTAGATGTAAAAGGCTTTTTTGTGGCTATTGGGCATCAACCTAATTCTGATATTTTTAAAAAATTTATTAACCACGATGCTAATGGTTATTTAAAAACAATTCCGGGTACTTCGCAGACGAACGTAGACGGGGTATTTGCCTGCGGCGATGTTCAGGATTATGTATACCGGCAAGCAGTTACCGCAGCGGGTTCCGGCTGTATGGCAGCTTTGGATGCAGAACGTTATTTAGTAGCCAATGAATTACATTAA
- a CDS encoding peptidoglycan DD-metalloendopeptidase family protein, with the protein MFSIKSALTYYITILLLLLSVSEGWAQKKKSKDFFKIKTPKIQYVKPDTTTLIEYQEFPDEKSEASKSVFSPARKLSIVSEDTTTLDLGEQSIVEMSEEVLIDSSWIKIAGYYAIWDTRSVNPYRMDGRQIKEAIPIKLIDEARNRFSKMPLETTPITSDFGFRGYRWHYGTDLDLDTGDSILAAFDGVVRIATWDGGGYGNYVVVRHYNGLETLYGHMSKSLVKVGQFVKAGQLLGKGGSTGRSTGPHLHYEVRYQGNPIDPERLYDFPEYKLLQNDFVITSALFNYYNSVKKHKARRTVYHTVRRGEVLGSIARKYGISVSQLTRLNHISARTTIRAGRRLRVK; encoded by the coding sequence ATGTTTTCAATTAAATCTGCTTTAACTTACTATATAACCATATTGCTTCTTTTGTTAAGTGTTAGCGAAGGCTGGGCACAGAAGAAAAAATCAAAGGATTTTTTTAAAATTAAAACCCCTAAGATTCAATATGTAAAGCCGGATACCACTACTTTAATCGAGTACCAGGAATTTCCTGATGAGAAATCGGAAGCCAGCAAATCCGTATTTAGCCCGGCCAGAAAACTATCTATTGTTAGCGAAGATACTACTACTCTGGATTTGGGGGAACAAAGTATTGTAGAAATGTCGGAAGAAGTACTGATTGATTCTTCCTGGATTAAAATAGCAGGCTATTATGCCATTTGGGATACCCGCAGCGTGAATCCATATCGCATGGATGGTCGCCAGATAAAAGAGGCTATTCCAATAAAACTGATTGATGAAGCCCGTAATCGGTTTAGTAAAATGCCACTCGAGACCACCCCGATAACTTCTGATTTTGGTTTCAGAGGTTACCGTTGGCACTATGGTACTGATTTGGATCTGGATACCGGGGATTCTATTTTAGCTGCCTTTGATGGGGTGGTGCGTATTGCAACCTGGGATGGGGGAGGTTACGGTAATTACGTAGTAGTGCGGCATTACAATGGTTTAGAAACTTTGTATGGCCATATGAGTAAAAGCTTGGTTAAAGTGGGACAATTTGTTAAAGCTGGTCAGCTCCTAGGTAAAGGTGGCAGTACTGGTCGCAGCACCGGGCCGCATTTACATTATGAAGTACGTTATCAAGGTAATCCCATAGATCCGGAAAGATTATATGATTTTCCGGAATATAAGTTACTTCAAAATGATTTTGTGATAACATCAGCTTTATTCAATTACTATAATTCTGTCAAAAAACATAAAGCCCGCCGAACCGTTTACCATACTGTCCGGCGGGGAGAAGTTTTAGGTTCTATTGCCCGTAAATACGGGATTTCAGTGTCCCAACTTACGCGGTTAAATCATATATCTGCCCGAACTACTATTCGGGCCGGGCGTAGGCTGCGCGTTAAATAA
- the bshB1 gene encoding bacillithiol biosynthesis deacetylase BshB1, with protein MKLDILAFSSHPDDIELSCAGTIISHVKAGKKVGIVDLTKGELGTRGTPAIREAEAAAATTIMGLHVRENLGFADGFFRNDREHQLEVVKMLRRYQPEIVIANAVTDRHPDHGRGSILVSEACFLAGLKQIQTEDENTTQVAWRPKAVYHYIQDRLLVPDFVVDITPYWNIKLEAIKAFKSQFYDPTNSEPNTYISNPDFLDFIEARSREMGHLIGTTYGEGFTKERHLGVRSLFDLI; from the coding sequence ATGAAATTAGATATTCTTGCTTTTTCCTCTCATCCGGATGATATTGAACTGTCTTGCGCCGGAACGATTATTTCTCATGTAAAGGCCGGAAAAAAGGTAGGTATTGTAGATTTAACCAAAGGTGAATTAGGTACCCGCGGAACTCCCGCTATTAGAGAGGCGGAAGCTGCAGCAGCAACTACTATTATGGGGCTGCACGTAAGGGAAAACCTGGGGTTTGCCGATGGATTTTTTCGTAACGATCGGGAGCATCAGTTAGAAGTAGTTAAAATGCTGCGGCGTTACCAACCTGAAATTGTAATTGCCAATGCTGTTACCGACCGCCACCCGGATCATGGGAGAGGAAGCATTTTGGTTTCGGAAGCATGTTTTTTAGCAGGTTTGAAACAAATTCAAACTGAAGATGAAAATACAACGCAAGTGGCCTGGCGCCCAAAGGCAGTTTACCATTACATACAAGACCGCCTTTTGGTACCTGACTTTGTAGTAGATATTACTCCTTATTGGAATATTAAACTGGAAGCCATTAAGGCTTTTAAATCCCAGTTTTATGATCCTACTAATTCGGAGCCTAATACTTATATTTCCAACCCCGATTTTTTAGATTTCATTGAAGCCCGTAGTCGCGAAATGGGTCATTTAATTGGCACAACATACGGCGAAGGTTTTACTAAAGAAAGGCACCTTGGGGTACGTAGCTTATTCGATTTAATATAA
- the accC gene encoding acetyl-CoA carboxylase biotin carboxylase subunit produces MRKINKILVANRGEIALRVMRSAREMGLKTVAIYSEADRNALHVQYADEAICVGKAKSAESYLRGDKIIQVCHQLQVDAIHPGYGFLSENADFAQAVQDAGIIFIGPTPAAIELMGSKLAAKAAVARYNIPMVPGTEEAITDVEAAKRVAQEVGFPILIKASAGGGGKGMRIVSEVSSFEQQMQLAVSEATSAFGDGSVFIEKYIGSPRHIEIQVLGDTHGNIVHLFERECSIQRRHQKVIEEAPSSVLTPELRAEMGQCAVNVAKACDYVGAGTVEFLLDENNYFYFLEMNTRLQVEHPVTEQITGLDLVKEQIKIAECQPLSFKQEDLKINGHALELRIYAEDPQNNFLPDIGNLTTYKRPQGLGVRVDDGFEQGMDIPIYYDPMIAKLVTFGANRQEAIAKMLRAIDEYKITGVENTLEFGKFVLQHPAFISGNFDTKFIEHYFKPEDLQAPANPAAEQVAAALTAWLYETAKPKTVTTTNNSSPVTSNWKKNRVR; encoded by the coding sequence ATGAGAAAAATAAATAAAATTTTAGTAGCTAACAGAGGCGAAATTGCTTTACGCGTGATGCGGTCGGCCCGGGAAATGGGCCTGAAAACGGTAGCCATTTACAGCGAAGCCGACCGTAATGCATTACACGTGCAATATGCCGACGAAGCTATTTGTGTAGGAAAAGCAAAATCCGCCGAGTCTTACTTGCGGGGAGATAAAATTATTCAAGTTTGCCACCAGTTGCAGGTAGATGCCATTCATCCGGGGTACGGGTTTTTATCTGAAAATGCGGATTTTGCGCAAGCTGTTCAGGATGCTGGAATTATTTTTATTGGCCCTACTCCTGCCGCTATTGAACTAATGGGCAGTAAACTAGCTGCCAAAGCAGCGGTAGCAAGATATAACATCCCCATGGTGCCCGGCACCGAAGAAGCCATTACCGATGTTGAAGCGGCCAAAAGAGTAGCGCAAGAAGTAGGTTTCCCCATTTTAATAAAAGCCAGCGCTGGCGGAGGCGGCAAAGGTATGCGTATTGTTTCGGAGGTAAGTAGCTTTGAGCAACAAATGCAGCTTGCGGTAAGTGAAGCAACGTCGGCTTTTGGTGACGGTTCGGTGTTTATTGAAAAATATATTGGCTCGCCCCGGCACATAGAAATTCAGGTTTTAGGTGATACGCACGGCAACATTGTGCATTTATTTGAACGGGAATGTTCTATTCAACGGCGACACCAAAAAGTTATTGAAGAAGCTCCTTCGAGTGTGCTAACACCTGAATTACGCGCAGAAATGGGCCAGTGCGCGGTTAACGTAGCCAAAGCTTGTGACTATGTGGGAGCCGGCACCGTTGAGTTCTTGTTAGATGAGAATAATTATTTTTACTTTTTGGAAATGAATACCCGCTTGCAGGTAGAGCATCCGGTTACCGAGCAAATTACGGGTTTGGATCTGGTGAAAGAACAAATAAAAATTGCCGAATGCCAGCCCTTATCTTTTAAACAGGAAGATTTAAAAATTAACGGGCATGCTTTAGAACTGCGGATTTATGCCGAGGACCCACAAAATAATTTTTTACCGGATATTGGAAATTTAACCACCTATAAACGTCCGCAAGGTTTAGGTGTGCGCGTGGATGATGGCTTTGAACAAGGAATGGACATTCCCATCTACTACGATCCTATGATTGCCAAACTAGTTACTTTTGGGGCTAACCGACAAGAAGCAATTGCTAAAATGTTGCGCGCCATTGACGAGTATAAAATTACTGGTGTCGAAAATACGCTGGAGTTTGGCAAATTTGTACTGCAACATCCGGCTTTTATATCGGGTAATTTCGATACGAAATTTATTGAACATTATTTTAAGCCCGAAGATTTACAAGCTCCGGCTAATCCAGCGGCGGAGCAGGTGGCTGCTGCTTTAACCGCCTGGCTGTATGAAACAGCTAAGCCTAAAACCGTTACCACCACAAATAATTCTTCTCCCGTAACTTCTAATTGGAAAAAAAACAGGGTACGTTAG